CGCTGGAGAAGGAAGACTATGAGAAGGCCGCTAAAATACGTGATGAGTTGAACAAGCGGAATTAAGCTTTTTAACAGATTTGAAAATAAAGTCCTGGGGCAACTCAGGACTTTTTCTTTTTATGTGAAATTTGGCTTATTTTTGAAAAATTTGTTTTCTATGTTCAGTGTCCTTCAGGGAGCCATCGGCTATTTTGTCCTCATCGCGATTGCCATTCTTTTCTCTACCAACCGCAAAGCCATCAGCTGGAAACTGGTAGGGGTAGGTATCTTAATACAGATTATTTTTGGCGTGCTGGTTACAGAGGTAGACTTTGTAAAAGCGGGGTTTGAGGCCGTGAGTGAAGGTTTTGTGAAGTTGCTTAGTTTCTCCAGCGCTGGTTCTCAGTTCCTATTCGGGGAGTTAGCCAACCCTGCCTCTAAGACGGGCATAGGTTATATTTTTGCGTTCAACGTGTTGCCTACCATCATCTTCTTCTCAACGGTAACGTCTGGTCTTTATTATCTGGGCGTGTTGCAGAAAATAGTGTACGGCATTGCCTGGGTAATGTCAAAAGGGATGCGTTTGTCTGGGGCCGAGAGCCTTTCAGCGGCCGGTAACATCTTCTTGGGGCAGACAGAGGCTCCTTTGTTGGTGAGACCTTTTATCCAGCACATGACCCGTTCTGAGTTAATGTGTTTGATGACGGGTGGTATGGCCACTCTGGCAGGCGGGGTACTGGCAGCCTATGTAGCCTTTTTAGGGGGCGGCGATCCTGCGCAGCAAGCCATCTTTGCGGCGCACTTGTTAACGGCGTCGGTAATGAACGCCCCGGCAGGTATTGTCATGGCCAAAATCTTGGTGCCAGAAACGGAA
The nucleotide sequence above comes from Nibribacter ruber. Encoded proteins:
- a CDS encoding NupC/NupG family nucleoside CNT transporter: MFSVLQGAIGYFVLIAIAILFSTNRKAISWKLVGVGILIQIIFGVLVTEVDFVKAGFEAVSEGFVKLLSFSSAGSQFLFGELANPASKTGIGYIFAFNVLPTIIFFSTVTSGLYYLGVLQKIVYGIAWVMSKGMRLSGAESLSAAGNIFLGQTEAPLLVRPFIQHMTRSELMCLMTGGMATLAGGVLAAYVAFLGGGDPAQQAIFAAHLLTASVMNAPAGIVMAKILVPETEGDKINTELQVNKEQLGVNIIDAMSTGAADGLKLALNVGGMLLAFIAVIALLNYILLSLGNFSGLNQIIVDSTGGRFEGLNFQYLLGQVFRGFAFLMGSPWDDTLQVGSLLGQKTAINEFVAYLDLASMKEKGTISPKSIILATYALCGFSNFSSIAIQIGGIGGMAPSQQGNLSILGLRALLGASIACMMTATIAGILFEL